From Candidatus Zixiibacteriota bacterium, one genomic window encodes:
- a CDS encoding EpsI family protein, translating into MKKFWIILVLLIPFGAMATVLRYLVVEPERPSQLAAIPLQIGEWEGADFPISEATAAVLQATEILLRSYADSSGTSVGVYVGYFRDQKYGSQIHSPRHCLPGGGWVLTDIQHVPFRFGEKQVEVNRMTITRRARTDQMFYWFHTRSGDLTSEYALKFDLVRNSLLLSPTDAVIIRLTVGQQGRTPEECQRISERFMDAFLPALRQSLPFRSL; encoded by the coding sequence ATGAAGAAGTTCTGGATCATCCTGGTGCTGCTGATTCCGTTCGGAGCGATGGCCACCGTTCTGCGCTATCTGGTCGTGGAACCGGAACGGCCGTCGCAGCTGGCCGCGATTCCACTGCAGATCGGCGAATGGGAGGGCGCCGACTTTCCGATCAGCGAAGCCACGGCCGCGGTCCTGCAAGCGACCGAGATCCTGCTGCGCTCCTATGCCGATTCCTCCGGGACATCCGTCGGCGTCTATGTCGGCTACTTCCGTGACCAGAAATATGGATCGCAAATCCACTCGCCGCGCCATTGCTTGCCCGGCGGCGGGTGGGTACTGACCGACATTCAGCACGTGCCGTTTCGCTTCGGCGAAAAGCAGGTCGAGGTTAATCGTATGACCATCACCCGCCGCGCGCGCACCGACCAGATGTTTTACTGGTTTCACACCCGCTCCGGCGATCTGACCAGCGAGTATGCTTTGAAGTTCGATCTGGTGCGCAATTCGCTGTTGTTATCCCCGACCGATGCCGTTATTATCCGACTAACGGTCGGCCAGCAGGGTCGTACGCCCGAGGAGTGCCAGCGCATCTCGGAACGCTTTATGGATGCGTTCCTGCCCGCCTTGCGACAGTCCCTGCCGTTCAGGTCGCTTTAG
- a CDS encoding exosortase/archaeosortase family protein yields MPNSSASHIDNKPAPAWWQIGLIALVIVLMYLPVLSNLARDWYTDDNYSHGFLILPISFWLVWRKRETLRSIPLESSKWGLVAIIGALLMYLLGTAGMEYFTVRVSFVLLLFGITLYLAGARLVREIWFAFFFLLFMIPVPYVIYYSATFPLQLIGSKVAAGVLGVIGIPHLRQGNVIHLPDNYSLEVAEACSGLRSLVTLLALGALLAYLTQNKLWKALLLFAATVPIAIAANIFRICVTAIGAYGISREVAEGTIHELSGTIVFMFSLICLLILSSLLRTGESKDAPPGGGS; encoded by the coding sequence GTGCCTAACTCCTCCGCCTCCCATATCGACAACAAGCCGGCTCCGGCCTGGTGGCAAATCGGACTGATTGCTCTGGTCATCGTGTTGATGTACCTGCCGGTGTTGTCGAATCTCGCTCGCGACTGGTACACCGATGACAACTATTCACACGGCTTTCTGATCTTGCCGATCAGCTTCTGGCTGGTCTGGCGCAAACGCGAGACGCTCCGGTCGATTCCGCTGGAAAGCAGCAAATGGGGTCTCGTCGCGATCATCGGCGCACTCTTGATGTATCTGCTTGGTACCGCCGGCATGGAGTATTTCACCGTGCGCGTCTCCTTCGTGCTGCTGCTCTTCGGGATTACGCTCTATCTGGCCGGTGCCAGACTCGTGCGCGAAATCTGGTTCGCGTTCTTCTTCTTGCTCTTTATGATCCCGGTTCCATACGTGATCTACTACAGCGCCACGTTCCCACTACAGTTAATTGGCTCCAAAGTTGCTGCCGGCGTGCTGGGGGTCATTGGGATTCCGCATTTGCGTCAGGGCAATGTCATTCATCTGCCCGACAACTATTCGCTCGAGGTCGCCGAGGCGTGCTCCGGTTTGCGTTCGCTGGTGACCTTGCTTGCGCTCGGGGCACTGCTGGCCTATCTGACCCAGAACAAGCTCTGGAAAGCGCTGCTGCTATTCGCCGCCACGGTGCCGATTGCGATCGCCGCCAATATCTTCCGCATCTGCGTCACGGCCATCGGCGCGTACGGTATCTCGCGCGAGGTTGCCGAGGGCACGATCCATGAGTTGTCGGGTACGATCGTGTTCATGTTCTCACTGATCTGCCTGCTGATTCTCAGCAGCCTGCTCCGCACCGGTGAGTCGAAGGACGCGCCGCCCGGAGGCGGATCATGA